In Vitis vinifera cultivar Pinot Noir 40024 chromosome 4, ASM3070453v1, the genomic window tattcaatataaatttatggAAATGGTTAAAATTCTAAGGgcatgtttggttgctgtttttgaaaattgttctggAAAATAATTTctgagaatagttttttgtgttttaaaaaaaaaaaaattgtgtttggaaactgaattatggaaaacagtttttattctcaaaaacaaaaaaacatgtttggttgagttaataaaaaagttttttaaaataagtgaaacaaaaaacatgtttgaaatttatttattttaattaataaagtgttttattccattaacttgatataataaaaataaaaataattttcacatgcaacattcatttaaatttaaaaaaattattctattttgaaatttttacaccagttataattttcttaaacaaatgatgattttatcattatgtgtaagtatattagtttcaataattttaggaaGAAGAAAGGGTTCATGGGTGAGagtgtgatgtcccacatcggataggggagaaagttcatgacactatatatgtagagactcttcttaaccaagtagacgcatTTTAAACCTATGAGAGCCCCATTGGGctcaaagcggacaatatctacatggttgggtgcgggtcattacaaatggtatcagagctaatCCTCGACCctggtgtgggggtttgtttggcctcataaggggtgtttgtttgtttggtcccgtaatcccatgggacacaacgaggacgttgtgtctgcatggggggatgtttgtgatgtcccacattggataggggagaaagttcatggcattatatatgtagagactcctcttaatcAAGTAGGTGGTTGAGTGGAGCTCACATTtgtggaaacacaaaaaacagttaagaaaacacaaaaaaaggaagaaaaaatacaaaaaataatttattttttgaatagtgaaaaaacaatgaaaacatctttttattattttcaaaaaaatgatttttgagaaaacagaaaacataaaaactaaaaatacacCTCCTTTGCcaatcaaattttttatgttttttgttttcaagaacagaaaacagttcttaaaaatagGAACAAACATACCCTAAAGCTCTCTATGTTTCAATCAAAGGTTCAATCACGCCCACAGTGATCACCATGCAtttgtccttttctttttttgtttcacaatattttttattcattacgTGAGAATATTTCATCAAGAGAACAAATTATGTACTTATAAAAcctattttatagaaaaaaaattcgcAATATGAAACCCCTCTTTTTAAGAGAACATCACAAGGTTAGaacttatttgaataaaattggtataaatattaataatttaaagatttttcccgtttttattttttaaaatataaatacttaaaaaaatatatatatgtcatatgCTATAaagttcttttcaaaattttaaatagaagtAACAATGAGACGGTCTtttcaagtatatatatatatgataataataatagatacttttaaatgaaataaattataaaaattataatattttaattatttataaaatatatttattttaatttttttaatttttttaaaaaataattaaactctTGACCTCTCTTGTTAACTTTCGGATGAAGATGAAAATTACTTTGAATAATAAGATATGGTTGGAATGAAGATGATAAATTATCCCTAAttttaagaagtaaaaaattttactttcttaaactttaaaaattttaaagagtgTTTTCAACTACCtgctttttaaatatttgtacataaatttttttatattttatacaaaattttctatttttatccTAACAAACTCACAGCTATATTTAATAAACTTTTCACGATTAGGCCAACCTAGTGTAGGAGTGCAGTAGGTTTGGACCAGAACACAAATATGATGGAAGCAGGCTGGGTTTCGAATTTGGCTGCATGCGCGGAGAATCTTTTCCATGGACTCGCTGGAATATCGGTGGGTAGAGTAGttaacaatttttcttttctcttttttttgtttttatatattttaaggcGAATCCAAAGTGGTTGGGTGATGTaaacaaaagcaaaagagaaagaaaaccatTAGGAGGGCGTTTGgttttttgactttttgataaaaataatttacttttaaattttaagtttgtttgttttttttattttttaaatgatttattataaattttttattaaataaaaaaataaaatattaatttttttaactctctaatatttaataaaaataaattatttaatatttaatattattaagtattaatattttattcaaggttaagtaaaaaaacaaacaccacgtATTTGGACAATGCAGGACGGAACAAACCCGTCTGGACTTGTCctccattattattataatcCAAACCCGCACTCATCTGAGTTTATTTTATAAAGCCATTGTCAATGATGGATGTGTGGTGAGAGAGTTCAGAGGAGAGATCAGagatgaagaagaaggagaGCATGGGAGTGCAGCAAGTTATCTGCATGAAAGGAGGTGTCGGAGAGGGAAGCTATGCCCGTAACTCCAAATCACAGGttggtttctctctctctctctctctctctctctctgtgtttGCGTTTTTTTGTGAAAGGGCGGCCAGCTCCTTTGATGGTTTCACTAAATAGCTTAACAGCTTTTAGATGTCCATGGCATCAAAGGGCTCAACTTGAATATGCAAGCTGAAATTGATTTTTCAGAATTCTTTGGTTTGTAGAAGAACTCTTCagaaagtgagagaaagttGAAATTTTGGGTTAATAGTTAGCAGGAATGTGACAAGGAGGTCAGATCATAAGAGGACACCATGTTAAGGTTTTGGatggttttccttttttggatGCTGAAGCCAAGTCtagatttttaaagggtaataaTGATTCATATTGACAGCGCGGAGTTAGGATTTGAGACCATTCACTCTTCATTTCAAAGGGCTTGAGCGCTTGCCATTGGGGTGGAGTCACTGGACTAAGTTAACCTGTACATAAATTTTCAAGTCTTGATCCCATTAAGTGATTTTCTTGCTCTACCACTAAATATTGGtattgtaaaatttttattaattatgagaaaatttgggatggaaaatttttaatgacttCCATATTCAGCTCTTTCTTTAAGTCATAACTCTCTGAATGAAATTAGATAAAAAGTTACTTTAAGTTCTTATCAAACTTAAACATGAGTTTTTGGCCTCTCTGAAGTCAATTTTCAATACCATCTTAAATTACCCTTATTCTGAAAAAGGATTTAATTTCTTGGAGAATGGGATAATGCTCTCTTAAGAAGCAAACCAAAATCAGTGTGGCTGAGTttagaagaaataaaacaaagcCCCAACAGAATTGAACGGATCGTGCTGGCCTTTTTATATGAGTCTCTTGGCTTTCCTAGGCTCAGGGCCTGGGGCAATTTGGCCAGGCAAGCTTAGGTATAAGGACAACATTATGGAACTTTGGCTCACGGTAATTGTTATAAATGAGGTAACTTATTTAAGGTCtgaaaagttgaaattttttaaaattatgtttgtttcgaaaaatttgaggaaaaatacaagaaaaaaaaattaaaatgaaggaaaaaaatagacttcaaataaataaattatatttgtacATTTCTCCAAATCCATGTCatttattttcctccattatatttaactttcttttatattttcatggtaaaataaaaaatgaaaaaattattttgttaagcATAAatcaaatgtgaaaaaaaaaaaaattccaaattttttttttctttccttggaaTCAAACATGGCCTAAAGGATTTGAAAATGAGGGGATTAGAAAACTAAAGATTTGTAATCTATAGAACTTCGGATTTTGTTGTTTTGGTTGGATGGTTAcggtgatggtggtggtggccATGATGCGGGTGGATGGCGGTGGTAGGTGGTGAGGCGGTTGAAGAGGATGTGGCGGTGGCGGCCATGGTGGTGGTGATAGTAACTTCAAATTAATTGGTTGAGTCATGTTTATGAACTGTTAAATAATCTATTGGTTTGGTGTTGTATAGGCTGCATTACTATCCAAGTCCATGCCCCTGCTGGAGCAAGCAGTGCTAGATTTATGTTGCACCACCTTACCTGAGAGTGTCGCCATAGCAGACCTTGGCTGTTCATCGGGCCCAAATACTTTTTTCGCGGTCTCCGAAATCATGACCATCATCTACAGGAGGTGTCGCCAACTAGGCCGGTCACCACCAGGTTTTTGGGTGTTCTTGAATGATCTTCCAGGGAATGACTTCAATGCTGTGTTCAAGTCATTGCCAACATTCCATGAAAAGATGAAGGAAGAAAATGGACAGGAGTTTGGGCCATGTCATGTTGCTGCTGTTCCGGGTTCTTTCTACCACAAGCTTTTTCCATCCAGGAGACTACACTTTGTGCACTCTTCTTGCAGTCTCCATTGGCTGTCCCAGGTTAGCTTATTATCCAAATTGACCCAGAAAGAAACAGTGCCTTACAATGTTGACTCACTCTTCTTGCTTGGGTTTACGCTGATCCTTTCACAGGTTCCTCCAGAGCTTCTTAACAAGCAAATTACAAACAAGGGGAAGATTTATCTTTCAAAAACAAGCTCACCGGCCCTCATAGATGCTTACGCATCTCAGTTCCAGAGGGATTTCTCTTTGTTTCTTAAGTTGAGATCAGAAGAAACAGTCCCCGGAGGACGCATGGTTTTGTCGCTCATGGCCAGACGAACCCCAGACCCTGTCTCAGATGAGAGTTGTCTGTTGTGGGATCTATTAGCACAGGCGTTGCAGGGGTTGGTTTCAGAGGTATGTGTTCTACGTAGGGTGTCAATTCATGTTTTTGTCGTGTACCAGCCTAGGCAATGTATTGCATAGTTCTACCCAAACCCTACGTAAATAATCCatttaacccatttaataattccatctttttatttaataacttaattagaCTATAgtcaaatataagttaaataatttaatattataattagattaacCAATACGCTTTTTAAATGTGATTCAATTCGCAAATGACACGAATTGAATCAACACCTAATTATCTCAATCCAAACCCGGGAAAAACATGTTATGATCGAGCCATATGCACAAATCCCATCAAACTTGCTCACCCCTAGTTGTGCACTTCTACTTCCTCATCTCATACCAAAAAATAAGCATAATTAATGAATGGTGTTTCCAACAGGGGCTTATTGCAGAGGAGAAATTAGATTCCTACAATGCACCATACTATCAACCTTACACAGAGGACCTAGAAACTGGGATAGAGAATGATGGATCCTTTAGCATCAACGGCCTTGAGATCATGGTCTTAC contains:
- the LOC100255863 gene encoding probable methyltransferase TCM_000168, yielding MKKKESMGVQQVICMKGGVGEGSYARNSKSQAALLSKSMPLLEQAVLDLCCTTLPESVAIADLGCSSGPNTFFAVSEIMTIIYRRCRQLGRSPPGFWVFLNDLPGNDFNAVFKSLPTFHEKMKEENGQEFGPCHVAAVPGSFYHKLFPSRRLHFVHSSCSLHWLSQVPPELLNKQITNKGKIYLSKTSSPALIDAYASQFQRDFSLFLKLRSEETVPGGRMVLSLMARRTPDPVSDESCLLWDLLAQALQGLVSEGLIAEEKLDSYNAPYYQPYTEDLETGIENDGSFSINGLEIMVLPWDSASGGQNYDRPTTAQKIAKSMKAVQEPMLASHFGAEIMDPLFKRLMEIIAADTREVEHVSVLVSMTRKA